The sequence CGATACAATTATTAAAAAAGCCCATGAACAAAATCCGGACCTTATTGTAATGACGACCAACGGAAGAGATACGTTTACGCAGAAAATCATGGGGAGCATTACCGAACATGTGCTCAGAGAAACGCCATGTCCTGTACTTGCGGTAGCTGTTGACTCTCCCTTATGATGCTTTGGAATTATCGTCCTTATCGGTATCTTCAATCTGTTTCTGAACATCATCCTGGGCTTTCTTGAACTCCTTAATACCCTTGCCAAGTCCTTTCGCGAGATCGGGTATTTTTTTTGCACCAAAAAGCAGCATAAGAATAATCAGAATTATTATCAGTTCCTGTGGACCTAAACCCATATTAAAACTCCTTGTATCAGCAGTAGTACAATTGGTTTGTTCTCAGATAATATAGTCTAAAAGTGAATTTTTTGGAATCAATCTGTTATTTCAATTCGACGGGAGCGGTAATTTTTAATGAGCTTATCGATTATATCGGTTACTGTTTTTGTTGGATTTTGTATTTCAAATCCGGTAAAAAAATTTGAAGAATCATGGTCGGGATTGCACCAGATACTTTTGATATTCAGTTCGAGAGTCTCACCATATATACATTCACCGGGGAGGATTATATTGATTTTGTATACCGAACCGAGATTGGTCTCAAACTGGCTCATAATTTTCAAGCCGTGGGCATTAATATCGATCAGGGAGCCCATATGCTGCTGAGTTTCTTTGTTAATTACCGGAAGCTGATCACTGAGTTGTATCCGTTCGAGTTTGCGCATGTTTTTTGCCATTTCATCTTTGGGAACGGTGAGAAGCGCACCTCGCATATCGCAGTTTATCTGTTCGAAATCATAATCGGGGGGCAATACGGCTCCCCTGAGATCCGCTCCCCTGAAATCTGAGTCATAATGGCCGGTTCCCAGGGTTGCTCCCCTGAGATCTGCACCGGAGAAGTTGGATTCGCTGCAAAGAGAATCGACCAGGATTGCTCCCCGAAGGTCTGCACCCCGGAAATCCGAGTTATTGAAATAGCCGAAACTGAGATTCGCTCCCCGAAGATCGGCGCCAATAAAGGAAGCTCCCACACAATTGGCTGTTCCGAATTGAAGAAAGCGGAGGTCGGCTGCAGTAAGATCGGCATGTTCGAGATTGACTTTTGTTATTGTGAAGCCACGAAGGTCGATTCCTGAGAGTATTCGGTGCGACAAATCGATTTCGGAAAGATTCTTTTCATTAATGCGCTCTTCGCTTATTCCATTTTGCAGCAGTTTTTCGGAAGTAAAGCCATCCATAAAAGCCTCTTTGGTTAAAATAATGTTCAATAACCAGGCAAGGAAAATCGGGAAGTAATATTCATTATATATTATACCATAAAAAGCGCAGCGCGTCTGCCGGAAAATGTTTTTATCCGGTATAATGGAAGAGGCGGACCGATCAGTTCTCGAGCAGATCTTTAATAATACTTTGTGCAGCTCTTTTTCCGGCGCCCATAGCCAGAATAACTGTCGCAGCTCCGGTAACGATATCGCCGCCGGCATATACATGTTTTTTTGATGTCCGGCCGTCTTCTTCATCTGCTTCGATCGTACCCCATTTGGAGACTTCGATATCAGGGCTTGTACGGGGAATCAGCGGGTTCGGTTTATTGCCGATGGCAATTATAACAACATCACAATCGATTACAAACTCACTACCTTCAATCGGAACCGGCCGTCTCCGTCCGGAACTGTCGGGTTCACCCAGTTTCATTCGGATACAACGGATTCCTTCAACAAACCCTTTTTCATCCTGAATAATTTCGACAGGGTTGCAGAGAAGATTAAACTGGATACCTTCTTCTTCGGCATGGTGAATTTCTGCTGCCCGGGCGGGCATTTCGGCTTCACTACGGCGATAAACAATGATAGATTCATCGGCGCCAAGGCGGAGTGCGGTTCTGGCGGAATCCATGGCAACATTTCCTCCGCCGACAGTCACAACACGTT is a genomic window of Chitinivibrionales bacterium containing:
- the tatA gene encoding twin-arginine translocase TatA/TatE family subunit translates to MGLGPQELIIILIILMLLFGAKKIPDLAKGLGKGIKEFKKAQDDVQKQIEDTDKDDNSKAS